A genome region from Christensenella minuta includes the following:
- the xylB gene encoding xylulokinase, with amino-acid sequence MKYLMGIDVGTSGVKCLIIDEEGKVIRSVTKAYPLYTPKPAWSEQEPADWWKGTKEAFKELLDGVEKENIVAIGLSGQMHGLVALDKDNKVVRNAILWNDQRTGKECEEIIETAGGIDGLVAYTNNTMLTGFTGGKILWVKKHEPENFARIAKFVMPKDYIRYCLTGEIATDASEASGTGLFDVKERKWADGLIEKLGFDRSIFPKVYESDEVTGHVTAQAAAETGIPEGLPVYGGGGDAVIQNTGMGIIKEGTLGVVMGTSGVVATAMNSFGKNEGGKLQFFCNNAAGKYMAFGCQLSCAGSMEWYKNTFYAESAEPFKEINEGAEASSIGSNGVVFLPYLSGERCPYPDPNARGVFYGLSLLSNKGDMARAVMEGVTFGLYQMYELILNTNPDLKIREVILSGGGANSKLWKQIVADIFNLPVKILAGAAEGGAYGGALVAGVGEGIYKNLDDAEKVHSVKEIVEPAAGSHEKYQKIKRIYDKLYYDLKDTFEMSAE; translated from the coding sequence ATGAAATATTTAATGGGAATCGACGTAGGGACGAGCGGTGTGAAATGCCTGATTATAGACGAGGAAGGGAAGGTCATTCGTTCGGTAACGAAAGCTTACCCGCTTTATACGCCTAAGCCAGCGTGGTCGGAGCAGGAGCCGGCGGACTGGTGGAAAGGCACGAAGGAAGCGTTCAAGGAGCTGCTTGACGGTGTGGAGAAAGAAAACATTGTGGCAATCGGCCTTTCGGGACAGATGCACGGCCTTGTGGCGCTTGACAAAGATAATAAAGTAGTCCGCAACGCGATCCTGTGGAACGACCAGCGCACGGGAAAGGAATGCGAAGAGATCATTGAAACGGCGGGCGGTATAGACGGGCTGGTTGCTTATACGAACAATACGATGCTTACCGGGTTTACGGGCGGCAAGATTCTGTGGGTCAAAAAGCACGAGCCGGAGAACTTTGCGCGCATCGCAAAATTTGTGATGCCCAAGGATTATATCCGCTATTGTCTGACAGGCGAAATCGCGACGGACGCCTCCGAAGCTTCGGGCACGGGACTCTTCGACGTAAAGGAACGCAAATGGGCAGACGGCCTGATCGAGAAGCTTGGGTTTGACCGTTCCATTTTTCCCAAGGTATATGAATCCGACGAAGTAACGGGCCATGTGACGGCGCAGGCGGCGGCGGAAACGGGGATCCCGGAGGGGCTTCCGGTTTATGGCGGCGGCGGAGATGCGGTCATCCAGAATACGGGTATGGGCATCATCAAGGAGGGAACGCTCGGCGTTGTAATGGGTACCTCCGGCGTGGTGGCGACGGCGATGAACAGCTTTGGAAAGAACGAGGGGGGGAAACTCCAGTTCTTCTGCAATAACGCGGCGGGGAAATACATGGCGTTTGGCTGTCAGCTTTCGTGCGCCGGATCGATGGAATGGTATAAAAATACGTTCTACGCGGAAAGTGCAGAGCCGTTCAAGGAAATCAACGAAGGCGCGGAGGCGTCGAGCATTGGCTCCAACGGGGTGGTTTTCCTGCCCTACCTTTCGGGCGAGCGGTGTCCTTATCCGGATCCGAACGCGCGCGGCGTGTTTTATGGGCTGTCCCTGCTCTCGAACAAGGGGGATATGGCCCGTGCGGTCATGGAAGGCGTAACCTTTGGCCTATACCAGATGTATGAGCTGATCCTTAACACCAATCCGGACCTTAAGATCAGGGAAGTGATCCTTTCGGGCGGCGGAGCAAATTCCAAGCTGTGGAAACAGATCGTTGCCGATATTTTCAACCTTCCGGTTAAGATCCTTGCGGGGGCGGCGGAAGGCGGCGCATATGGCGGCGCGCTCGTGGCTGGCGTGGGCGAGGGGATTTACAAGAACCTGGACGATGCGGAAAAGGTACACTCGGTGAAGGAAATCGTGGAGCCTGCCGCAGGCAGCCATGAGAAATATCAAAAGATAAAGAGAATCTATGACAAGCTGTATTATGACCTTAAGGATACGTTTGAGATGTCTGCGGAGTAA
- the gltA gene encoding NADPH-dependent glutamate synthase, with amino-acid sequence MERNMSLEKVKMPELDPKVRATNFEEVALGYTPEMAQEESNRCLECKNKPCVSGCPVQVNIPEFIHEIKEGNFMAAYQKIVETNGLPAVCGRVCPQESQCEKYCVRGKKGEPVGIGRLERFAADFAMSQGALGAKDAAPKKGKKVAVIGSGPAGLTCASDLAKKGYDVTVFEAFHTAGGVLKYGIPQFRLPKEIVDLEINVLKEMGVEIKLDMVIGKILTIDELKEMGYEAIFIGSGAGLPSFMNIPGENLNDVYSANEFLTRINLMHAYQYPSYDTPIKPYQGVAVIGGGNVAMDAARCAKRLGAGHVYIVYRRSEAEMPARLEEVHHAKEEGIDFRLLEAPVEILGDEHGNVVGMKDVRMELGEPDASGRRRPVVIEGSEYVLPVDAVIVAIGQSPNPMIKNSTPALKTQPWGGIITNEETGETSIPGVYAGGDAVTGAATVILAMGAGKTAANSIDKYLSK; translated from the coding sequence ATGGAAAGAAATATGTCGCTTGAAAAGGTAAAAATGCCTGAACTTGATCCGAAGGTGCGCGCGACCAATTTTGAGGAAGTCGCGCTTGGATATACGCCCGAGATGGCACAGGAGGAAAGCAACAGGTGCCTTGAATGCAAGAATAAGCCGTGCGTATCCGGCTGTCCCGTACAGGTCAATATCCCCGAATTCATCCACGAAATCAAAGAAGGCAATTTTATGGCCGCATATCAGAAGATCGTGGAGACGAACGGCCTGCCCGCCGTATGCGGCAGGGTATGCCCGCAGGAAAGCCAGTGCGAAAAATATTGCGTGCGCGGCAAAAAGGGCGAACCCGTGGGGATCGGCCGCCTTGAACGTTTCGCAGCGGATTTCGCAATGAGCCAAGGCGCGCTCGGCGCAAAGGACGCCGCCCCCAAAAAAGGGAAAAAGGTTGCGGTTATCGGCAGCGGTCCGGCGGGGCTTACCTGTGCCTCTGACCTCGCCAAAAAGGGATACGACGTTACGGTATTTGAAGCCTTCCACACCGCAGGCGGCGTTCTGAAATATGGAATTCCTCAATTCCGTCTTCCCAAGGAGATTGTTGACCTCGAGATCAACGTTCTCAAGGAAATGGGGGTGGAAATCAAGCTGGATATGGTCATCGGCAAAATCCTTACCATCGACGAGCTTAAGGAAATGGGTTATGAGGCGATCTTTATTGGCAGCGGCGCGGGGCTGCCGTCTTTTATGAACATCCCCGGCGAAAATCTGAATGACGTTTATTCCGCAAATGAGTTCTTAACGCGCATCAACCTGATGCACGCTTACCAGTATCCATCCTACGATACGCCGATCAAGCCTTACCAGGGCGTGGCTGTCATCGGCGGCGGAAACGTGGCGATGGATGCGGCGCGCTGCGCGAAACGGCTTGGCGCAGGACATGTGTACATCGTATACCGCCGCAGTGAAGCGGAAATGCCTGCGCGCCTTGAAGAGGTGCATCACGCGAAGGAAGAAGGCATCGACTTCCGGTTGCTCGAAGCACCCGTCGAAATCCTCGGGGACGAGCATGGCAATGTTGTCGGTATGAAGGATGTGCGCATGGAGCTTGGAGAGCCTGACGCTTCCGGACGGCGGCGCCCCGTTGTCATAGAGGGCAGCGAATATGTTCTTCCGGTGGATGCGGTGATCGTTGCGATCGGGCAATCCCCCAATCCGATGATTAAAAATTCCACACCTGCCCTGAAGACACAGCCTTGGGGCGGCATCATCACCAACGAGGAGACGGGCGAGACTTCTATTCCCGGCGTTTATGCGGGCGGCGACGCCGTGACTGGCGCGGCGACGGTAATCCTTGCAATGGGTGCCGGCAAGACCGCCGCCAATAGCATAGATAAATATTTAAGTAAATAG
- a CDS encoding HAD-IIA family hydrolase has protein sequence MAGSEKRGRVNPNAAELRDIECFVLDMDGTINLGENLISGAKEYIEYMQQSGVPFYFFTNNSSKAPEDYVKKLERLGFTGMTRENIMTSGDVMIHYLKTHGGRRIYLAGTPELEAQFVKAGFTLLPSDTETADFAVLGFDKTFNFEKADAISRLITGGVPFLATNIDRVCPLEDGKFCPDCGSMACMITHATGVEPKFVGKPFKETVDYILAKTGTPRERTAMVGDRLYTDVKTAVNGGIVGIAVLSGEITYQDIEDGDVAPDYILDSVYDIYTAIK, from the coding sequence ATGGCAGGCAGTGAAAAGCGGGGGCGGGTAAACCCCAATGCGGCGGAGCTTCGCGATATCGAGTGCTTTGTCCTTGATATGGACGGAACCATCAATCTGGGGGAGAATCTGATCTCCGGAGCGAAGGAATACATCGAATATATGCAGCAGAGCGGCGTGCCGTTTTACTTTTTTACCAATAATTCCTCCAAAGCACCGGAGGATTATGTCAAAAAGCTGGAGCGGCTTGGATTTACGGGCATGACGCGTGAAAACATCATGACATCCGGCGACGTGATGATCCACTATCTTAAAACCCACGGCGGACGGCGGATTTACCTTGCGGGAACGCCTGAACTTGAGGCGCAATTCGTAAAAGCGGGTTTTACGCTGCTGCCTTCCGATACGGAAACGGCAGATTTTGCCGTACTTGGCTTTGACAAGACCTTTAATTTTGAAAAAGCGGATGCGATTTCGCGTCTCATCACCGGGGGCGTGCCCTTCCTTGCGACCAATATCGACAGGGTCTGCCCGCTCGAGGACGGAAAGTTTTGCCCGGACTGCGGGTCCATGGCGTGCATGATTACGCACGCGACGGGCGTTGAACCTAAATTTGTGGGGAAGCCGTTTAAGGAAACGGTGGATTATATCCTTGCAAAGACAGGGACCCCGCGGGAAAGAACGGCGATGGTGGGCGACCGCCTGTATACGGACGTAAAAACGGCGGTGAACGGCGGCATCGTGGGCATAGCGGTGCTTTCCGGCGAAATTACCTATCAGGACATTGAAGACGGCGACGTTGCCCCGGATTATATCCTGGACAGCGTGTATGATATCTATACGGCAATCAAATAG
- a CDS encoding lysoplasmalogenase family protein produces the protein MAGWIIVAAAYFVLLGFYVREDLAGSFQRATGLKMTLSSIFCLIGAWGVFSWGAEVTAGVALILCGLICALAGDYFLRFIQLDAKKFNCGILFFAGAQAFFLASMFSVQGVDFVEFILTAVLLIAALILMKKQDWQLGRAQGPLTVYMVLLSLMMAKAVVTAIVPTAASPGGWMLPVGPWLASYVLMAAGAILFWISDLLLGIWNYHSRKNAITAWNSITYFIGTFLIALSLQPAFA, from the coding sequence ATGGCAGGATGGATTATCGTTGCGGCAGCCTATTTTGTACTGCTCGGTTTTTATGTGCGGGAGGACCTTGCCGGCAGCTTTCAACGGGCTACCGGGCTTAAAATGACGCTCAGCAGTATTTTCTGCCTCATAGGAGCGTGGGGCGTGTTTTCGTGGGGAGCGGAAGTCACCGCGGGGGTGGCGCTCATTCTGTGCGGACTTATCTGTGCGCTGGCAGGAGACTATTTTCTTCGTTTCATACAGCTCGATGCAAAAAAATTTAACTGCGGCATCCTGTTTTTCGCAGGAGCGCAGGCGTTTTTCCTTGCTTCCATGTTCTCCGTGCAGGGGGTTGATTTTGTTGAATTTATTCTCACTGCGGTCCTGCTCATAGCCGCGTTGATCCTGATGAAAAAGCAGGATTGGCAGCTTGGGAGGGCGCAGGGGCCGCTTACGGTCTATATGGTCCTGCTATCCCTGATGATGGCGAAAGCGGTCGTTACGGCGATTGTACCTACGGCAGCGTCGCCGGGGGGCTGGATGCTGCCTGTCGGCCCGTGGCTTGCCTCCTATGTGCTGATGGCCGCCGGCGCCATACTATTCTGGATATCCGATCTTTTGCTTGGAATCTGGAATTATCACAGTAGGAAAAATGCAATCACAGCCTGGAATTCCATCACTTACTTTATCGGAACGTTTCTGATCGCGCTCAGCCTGCAGCCTGCGTTTGCATAA
- a CDS encoding ligand-gated ion channel: MKLKEMKDWQKNKLLFSVIAILVIAGIFLSFTCTSLYQDKAAEDGYWYDALEVPEDLAHDVDELGADATRVTVGTYIENLKEINLKACNFRVVFLVWFRWEGDPELDMMNNFRVYKGFMNKMEPVKELHDGDLNYQLVRCDVTITKNYWTIRFPLESHQLRIYIESDYMINDVVFVPDIKDSGLNQNLGISGFDVIRTATGSYAIRYENAHGDPEVPKDGVLITSEHVTAMEINRTDTGLYVKCFIALVGTLTWVLITLFICTYHHVDPLAMIPAALFGTVANIMVGANLLPDALQMGLLEFVNLWGVMMILMCAIVIININRIRKKYEDREFSQQYGRILFYIILGLTLAGNFLLPFCAYMLV; the protein is encoded by the coding sequence ATGAAGCTGAAAGAAATGAAGGATTGGCAGAAAAATAAGCTTCTGTTCAGCGTAATTGCGATTCTGGTAATCGCGGGAATTTTCCTGAGTTTCACCTGCACCTCGCTGTATCAGGATAAGGCCGCCGAGGACGGTTACTGGTATGACGCGTTGGAGGTGCCGGAAGATCTGGCGCACGACGTTGACGAATTGGGAGCGGACGCAACCAGGGTTACAGTCGGTACCTATATCGAAAATCTGAAGGAAATCAATCTGAAAGCCTGCAACTTCCGCGTTGTCTTCCTTGTATGGTTTCGCTGGGAGGGCGACCCGGAACTCGATATGATGAACAATTTCCGCGTCTACAAGGGTTTCATGAATAAAATGGAGCCTGTAAAGGAACTGCATGACGGAGATCTCAACTATCAGCTGGTCCGCTGCGACGTAACAATCACCAAAAATTACTGGACGATCCGTTTTCCGCTGGAAAGCCACCAGCTTCGTATTTACATCGAATCGGACTATATGATTAACGACGTTGTATTCGTTCCCGATATCAAGGACAGCGGCCTCAACCAAAACCTAGGCATTTCCGGGTTTGACGTGATCCGTACTGCAACCGGATCCTACGCGATACGTTATGAAAATGCCCACGGCGATCCCGAAGTGCCCAAAGATGGCGTCCTGATTACATCCGAACACGTTACTGCAATGGAAATCAACCGGACGGACACAGGGCTTTACGTGAAATGCTTCATCGCCCTTGTCGGCACGCTTACCTGGGTATTGATTACACTGTTTATCTGCACCTACCACCATGTCGATCCGCTGGCCATGATCCCTGCCGCGCTTTTCGGCACGGTCGCCAATATCATGGTGGGCGCCAACCTGCTGCCTGACGCGCTGCAGATGGGGCTGTTGGAATTTGTCAACCTTTGGGGCGTAATGATGATTCTTATGTGTGCGATTGTGATTATCAACATCAATCGAATCCGCAAAAAATATGAAGACAGGGAATTTTCGCAACAGTACGGCCGGATCCTCTTTTATATCATCCTGGGACTGACACTGGCGGGGAATTTCCTCCTCCCCTTCTGCGCCTATATGCTCGTTTAG
- a CDS encoding outer membrane protein assembly factor BamB family protein translates to MSHHFKRYHTHSRGYRPRRHRGRLRVGRLILLVLIFAAIIFGIVLGVMFLTKTGFFAEKDASASVPAEIPAGYEAPVQTAEAEALPAAVDATQPAAFGLASEIEQDGTAATGFARAKTIAFPIASDYTPLSGVVTANGNNYRNTRSYGGFSAGSSTLEKAWPLEGGLSASAAQPLAVSWDDDMRQMMNLYPEKSAKEGLVEVLIPGSGGTLSFVDLADGSATRDPIVLGFTPGSAMSLDPRGYPLLYIGGNAENACMNIYSLISGELLYKYGGEKDSFSLLDSQEGFSCAPLIAADADVLVWAGENGLLYTMNLNSDFDRAAGTVSVSPDTPVKYRYTATGGADGASSASFGITGLAAWRSYAFITDDGGYIQCIDLNTMTPVYVQKTKGGIVSSPLIEEAADGIYLYIGSRAADGSTAICKVKGLSGEIIWQRDFPCGTEGGVLSTPVLGNGSLGNMVFCTVAQGEGENAVVLALTTDTGEIKWQHGTGRPSPLAPTAGYSSDGTGFLLAAGGGNAALLDGGSGEVLASLDGLDGADSASAPITWGNTVILGGAGIIVK, encoded by the coding sequence ATGTCTCATCATTTTAAGCGTTACCACACTCACTCCAGGGGTTACCGGCCACGGCGGCACAGGGGCCGCCTGCGGGTCGGGCGATTGATCCTCCTGGTTCTGATTTTTGCCGCAATTATTTTCGGCATTGTTTTAGGCGTTATGTTCCTGACCAAGACCGGCTTTTTTGCGGAAAAAGACGCGTCCGCGTCCGTCCCTGCCGAGATTCCGGCAGGATACGAAGCGCCGGTCCAAACGGCGGAGGCGGAGGCGCTTCCCGCAGCCGTGGACGCGACGCAGCCCGCCGCATTCGGTCTTGCTTCCGAAATCGAGCAGGACGGCACGGCAGCAACCGGCTTTGCGCGGGCCAAAACAATCGCCTTCCCCATTGCAAGCGATTATACGCCGCTTTCCGGAGTTGTGACCGCAAATGGGAACAATTACCGGAACACCCGGAGTTACGGCGGTTTTTCCGCTGGCAGCAGCACGCTGGAAAAAGCATGGCCGCTGGAAGGAGGCCTTTCCGCTTCAGCTGCCCAGCCGCTTGCCGTCAGTTGGGACGACGATATGAGGCAGATGATGAACCTGTACCCGGAAAAATCCGCAAAAGAAGGACTGGTGGAGGTGCTCATACCGGGAAGCGGCGGAACGCTTTCCTTCGTGGACCTTGCCGATGGGAGCGCGACACGCGACCCCATTGTACTTGGCTTTACGCCCGGGAGCGCGATGTCCCTCGATCCGCGCGGTTATCCGCTCCTGTACATTGGCGGGAATGCAGAAAACGCCTGTATGAACATTTACAGCCTGATTAGCGGGGAGCTTCTTTATAAATACGGCGGCGAAAAAGATTCTTTTTCGCTGCTCGATTCACAGGAGGGCTTTTCCTGCGCACCATTGATCGCCGCTGACGCGGACGTCCTGGTCTGGGCGGGGGAAAACGGCCTCCTCTATACAATGAACCTGAATTCCGATTTCGACCGGGCGGCAGGCACCGTCTCTGTCAGCCCCGATACGCCTGTGAAATACCGTTACACAGCGACGGGAGGAGCAGACGGCGCTTCTTCCGCGAGCTTTGGCATCACAGGACTTGCGGCGTGGCGCAGTTACGCATTTATCACGGATGACGGCGGTTACATACAGTGTATCGATTTGAACACGATGACTCCCGTTTATGTGCAGAAAACGAAAGGCGGAATTGTCTCTTCCCCGCTGATCGAGGAAGCGGCTGACGGGATCTACCTCTATATCGGCAGCCGGGCGGCAGACGGCAGCACCGCTATCTGCAAGGTCAAGGGTCTCTCCGGTGAAATCATCTGGCAGCGCGATTTCCCCTGCGGCACGGAGGGCGGCGTCCTCTCGACCCCGGTACTGGGTAACGGCTCGCTTGGCAATATGGTCTTTTGCACAGTCGCGCAGGGAGAGGGCGAAAATGCGGTCGTCCTTGCGCTCACGACAGATACCGGCGAGATCAAATGGCAGCACGGCACAGGCCGGCCGTCCCCTCTCGCTCCCACGGCAGGATATTCGTCCGACGGAACCGGCTTCCTGCTTGCGGCGGGCGGTGGGAACGCAGCTTTGCTTGACGGCGGCTCCGGCGAGGTTCTTGCTTCGCTCGACGGACTGGATGGCGCGGACAGCGCTTCCGCTCCTATCACCTGGGGCAACACGGTAATCCTCGGGGGTGCGGGAATAATTGTTAAATAA
- a CDS encoding DNA-deoxyinosine glycosylase translates to MKSKTEKLCHPLMPVWNEASKILILGTFPSVKSRETAFYYGNPRNRFWEVLAALLREPCPQEVSQKKEFLLKHGIAVFDVLKSCEIKGSSDASIRKPEPNDFSEIFRAAKIRAVFTNGKKAYEYYTRYCLADTGRESVCLPSTSPANAAVSLEKLIAAWTVVLQALQEK, encoded by the coding sequence ATGAAAAGCAAAACGGAAAAGCTTTGCCATCCCCTTATGCCTGTATGGAACGAAGCTTCTAAAATATTAATCCTCGGAACGTTCCCTTCGGTGAAATCACGGGAAACTGCGTTCTATTATGGAAATCCGCGCAACCGTTTCTGGGAGGTCCTGGCTGCGCTGCTGCGCGAACCCTGCCCGCAGGAAGTTTCGCAGAAAAAGGAATTCCTGCTGAAGCACGGGATCGCCGTATTCGACGTGCTGAAATCGTGCGAGATAAAGGGAAGTTCGGATGCGTCGATCAGGAAGCCGGAGCCCAATGATTTTTCGGAAATTTTTCGCGCGGCAAAGATTCGTGCGGTGTTTACAAACGGAAAAAAAGCGTATGAATATTATACGCGCTATTGCCTTGCGGATACGGGAAGGGAGAGCGTCTGTCTTCCGTCCACCAGTCCGGCCAACGCGGCAGTGTCGCTTGAAAAGCTTATTGCCGCATGGACGGTCGTGCTGCAAGCGCTTCAGGAAAAATAG
- a CDS encoding cation:proton antiporter regulatory subunit encodes MTLSVSISLFFAVAVLYILIIDVFTILFRMSGMTEEKAKFQVISLLTNSGYTTKESELVVDKLVRRRLARTIMLFGYIFSVTIITAFVNVVLNLPKAIQEDFWTLTVILAIIFVIFMIAKRVPGVRQKFNDIIEKMGRKLMFRGNVNIVSVVDQYAKGVVAGISIAVVPDRIRGKTLGQLNFVADFGVRIILIQRANKVLDYITRDTEIEKGDKLVVFGKLEQIMDLFTVTKDGRQIEGPKEMEAK; translated from the coding sequence ATGACCCTTTCAGTTTCCATTTCATTGTTTTTTGCGGTGGCTGTCCTCTATATTTTAATTATCGATGTCTTTACCATCCTGTTCCGGATGTCGGGCATGACGGAGGAAAAAGCGAAATTTCAAGTGATCTCTCTGCTTACAAACAGCGGTTATACCACAAAGGAGAGCGAACTTGTAGTGGATAAGCTCGTGCGCCGCCGGCTGGCCCGCACGATCATGTTGTTTGGATATATCTTTTCCGTGACGATCATTACGGCCTTTGTCAACGTCGTATTGAATTTGCCTAAAGCCATTCAGGAGGATTTTTGGACGCTTACGGTGATCCTGGCAATCATTTTCGTCATCTTTATGATTGCTAAACGCGTGCCCGGAGTCAGGCAGAAATTCAATGATATCATTGAAAAAATGGGCCGGAAGCTAATGTTTCGCGGCAATGTGAATATTGTGAGCGTAGTCGACCAGTACGCAAAAGGCGTCGTGGCGGGAATCAGCATCGCGGTAGTGCCGGACCGCATCCGGGGAAAGACGCTTGGGCAACTCAATTTCGTTGCGGATTTTGGAGTGCGCATTATCCTGATCCAGCGGGCAAACAAGGTGCTTGACTATATCACCAGGGATACGGAGATCGAAAAGGGTGATAAACTCGTGGTATTTGGAAAACTGGAGCAAATCATGGACCTGTTTACCGTCACGAAGGACGGGCGGCAAATTGAAGGCCCGAAAGAGATGGAGGCTAAATAG
- a CDS encoding ECF transporter S component produces MNNKTRYLTVMAIGVALNIILHQTAAHLQLPMWLDMTGTALAALMLEPAAGLLVGLANNFRIAVFDYTASSLFYYAVSAAVALIVGLNMRRKGKSLAKRIISTIVLATVVSAVISTLLTLWRTGGTSESTWEMFYSGIASSWGWPQALSCFFGTFVIKIYDVLASAAIVTGMYALLPKSLRTQEPPLLDVSG; encoded by the coding sequence ATGAACAATAAAACACGCTACCTGACCGTAATGGCAATTGGCGTTGCCTTGAATATTATCCTCCATCAAACCGCCGCCCACCTTCAGCTTCCCATGTGGCTCGATATGACCGGAACCGCGCTCGCGGCCCTGATGCTCGAGCCTGCGGCCGGGCTGCTTGTGGGTCTCGCCAATAACTTCCGCATTGCCGTATTCGATTATACCGCAAGCTCCCTTTTTTATTATGCGGTCAGTGCCGCAGTCGCCCTGATCGTCGGCCTCAATATGCGCAGGAAGGGCAAAAGCCTCGCCAAGCGGATTATCTCGACAATTGTCCTTGCCACTGTCGTCTCGGCAGTCATTTCCACATTGCTTACCCTGTGGCGCACAGGCGGCACTTCCGAATCCACATGGGAGATGTTCTATTCCGGCATAGCATCCTCATGGGGCTGGCCGCAGGCCCTCTCCTGTTTCTTCGGTACCTTTGTCATTAAAATTTATGATGTTCTGGCATCGGCAGCGATTGTAACAGGGATGTATGCGCTGCTTCCTAAAAGTCTGCGGACACAGGAACCCCCGCTGCTGGACGTAAGTGGGTAA
- a CDS encoding ion transporter: protein MLREQLYRIVRKAEPGDRLGKAYDIFIMLVAIASIVPLMFKESNAFLDRLDIITVYILFFDYIFRWISYDYISGRKSPQAFILYPFTPFAIIDLISLLPSLGLIGQGWRILRMLRIFKAFHYSDSFTYIINAFKKEKRTLGSVLIIALAYIFVSALAMFSYEPETFDSFFDALYWATTALTTVGYGDVYPLSDVGKLISMISSLFGVAVISLPAGIITASFVEEINKAKEKRAREGKPPQDDNTSIVERVLGAEKEESVNEQ from the coding sequence ATGCTAAGAGAACAGCTTTACCGGATCGTCAGGAAGGCGGAGCCGGGAGACCGGCTGGGAAAAGCTTACGACATCTTTATCATGCTTGTGGCAATCGCGAGTATTGTCCCGCTGATGTTCAAGGAATCGAATGCCTTTCTCGACCGCCTCGACATCATCACGGTCTATATCCTGTTTTTCGATTATATTTTTCGTTGGATATCGTACGATTATATCAGCGGCCGAAAGTCTCCGCAGGCGTTTATTCTTTATCCTTTTACCCCATTCGCGATCATCGACCTCATATCCCTGCTGCCGTCGCTCGGCCTTATTGGGCAGGGATGGCGCATCCTGCGTATGCTGCGAATTTTCAAGGCATTTCATTATTCCGACAGCTTTACCTATATCATTAATGCCTTTAAAAAGGAAAAACGGACGCTTGGCTCCGTGCTTATCATTGCACTGGCATATATCTTCGTTTCTGCCCTCGCGATGTTCTCTTATGAACCCGAGACCTTCGATTCCTTTTTCGACGCTCTCTATTGGGCAACTACCGCACTCACGACAGTAGGTTATGGTGACGTTTATCCTCTTTCCGATGTCGGCAAGCTCATCAGTATGATTTCCTCCCTCTTCGGCGTGGCAGTAATTTCACTTCCGGCGGGCATCATCACCGCAAGCTTTGTTGAAGAGATCAATAAGGCCAAGGAAAAACGTGCCCGTGAAGGAAAACCGCCGCAGGATGACAATACGTCTATCGTAGAACGAGTGCTCGGCGCCGAGAAGGAGGAATCCGTCAATGAACAATAA
- a CDS encoding GNAT family N-acetyltransferase: MEFVLRKWEEGDVAYVQKYANNEKIAAALRNAFPYPYTMDDAKAYIHSCAENSERQVTRAIIVEGRAVGSIGVFFGSDVYKKSAEIGYWLGEPFWGRGIMSGAVMRVCRYVFAKYDIERIFAEPFACNTGSRRVLEKAGFTLEGILRNSVYKNGTLQDSCMYALLRQ, from the coding sequence ATGGAATTTGTTTTGAGGAAGTGGGAAGAGGGCGATGTTGCGTATGTCCAGAAATACGCAAACAATGAAAAGATCGCGGCGGCCCTGAGGAATGCGTTTCCCTATCCCTATACGATGGACGATGCAAAGGCGTATATCCATTCATGTGCGGAGAACAGCGAACGGCAGGTGACGCGTGCAATCATCGTGGAGGGGCGCGCAGTAGGCAGCATCGGCGTTTTCTTCGGGAGTGATGTGTATAAAAAAAGCGCGGAGATCGGCTATTGGCTGGGCGAGCCGTTTTGGGGCCGCGGGATTATGAGCGGGGCGGTCATGCGGGTGTGCCGCTATGTGTTCGCCAAATACGATATCGAGCGGATTTTTGCGGAACCATTTGCCTGCAATACGGGCTCGCGGCGCGTGCTCGAAAAGGCGGGGTTCACCCTCGAAGGCATCCTGCGCAACAGCGTTTATAAAAACGGAACCTTACAGGATTCCTGCATGTATGCGCTGCTCAGGCAATAG